One Halococcus hamelinensis 100A6 genomic region harbors:
- a CDS encoding dihydrofolate reductase family protein — MGISHTNDSTGRLAVQTFLTLDGVMQAPGGPEEDRDGGFDQGGWTVNYWDEQMGEVMDEQMNEGDALLLGRRTYDIFAAHWPNIDPEDDPTAAKLNDVPKYVASRDLSDVEWENSTLLEGDVAEAVLGLKGKYEGQTISVSGSQNLIQTLLKHDLVDEFWLWVFPVVVGGGKRLFGEGTVPAAFELSGAETSSTGVQMLRYERAGEIDHGSFALDDTAA; from the coding sequence ATGGGTATCAGTCACACGAACGATTCAACCGGGCGGCTCGCTGTTCAAACATTCCTCACACTCGACGGTGTGATGCAAGCACCAGGAGGACCCGAGGAGGACCGGGACGGCGGCTTCGATCAGGGTGGGTGGACGGTCAACTACTGGGACGAGCAGATGGGAGAGGTCATGGACGAGCAGATGAACGAGGGTGACGCACTGTTGCTCGGTCGAAGGACGTACGACATCTTCGCCGCACACTGGCCCAACATCGATCCAGAGGACGACCCGACAGCAGCGAAATTGAACGACGTACCGAAGTACGTCGCTTCTCGAGATCTCTCGGACGTAGAATGGGAGAACTCGACGCTCCTCGAAGGAGACGTTGCCGAGGCGGTCCTCGGTCTCAAAGGGAAGTACGAAGGACAGACGATTTCGGTATCGGGAAGCCAGAACTTGATCCAGACGCTGTTGAAACACGATCTCGTCGATGAGTTCTGGCTTTGGGTCTTTCCCGTGGTTGTGGGAGGGGGCAAGCGGTTGTTCGGCGAGGGAACGGTGCCCGCAGCCTTCGAACTGAGTGGTGCTGAAACGTCGAGTACGGGGGTTCAAATGCTTCGATACGAGCGAGCTGGAGAGATCGACCACGGCTCGTTTGCACTGGATGATACAGCTGCGTGA
- a CDS encoding luciferase domain-containing protein: MKSITVEVSEWPGVSVGSHRYGGEEFTVSGREIGHVHGKQQADIPFPKRLRDVLLAENKTSKHHIYPESSWVTHYFDTEADIDETIELLLISYIYHVRAQQHREDVDPAIAGVDVETELTRLNPSEALRAAFDGRALV; this comes from the coding sequence ATGAAATCCATCACAGTGGAAGTCAGCGAGTGGCCCGGTGTTTCCGTCGGGTCACATCGGTATGGCGGCGAGGAGTTCACCGTGAGCGGGCGGGAGATCGGTCATGTTCACGGGAAGCAACAGGCGGATATTCCCTTTCCCAAACGACTCCGTGACGTTCTCCTTGCAGAGAACAAAACATCGAAGCACCACATCTACCCCGAGTCGAGTTGGGTGACCCACTACTTCGACACCGAGGCGGATATCGATGAAACGATCGAACTACTGCTGATCTCGTACATCTATCACGTCCGTGCACAGCAACACCGTGAGGACGTTGACCCTGCGATCGCCGGGGTCGACGTCGAAACTGAACTGACGAGACTCAACCCGAGTGAGGCCCTCAGAGCGGCATTCGACGGACGGGCGCTGGTCTGA